A genomic stretch from Methanobrevibacter sp. includes:
- the purL gene encoding phosphoribosylformylglycinamidine synthase subunit PurL has translation MTLTDSEMEYIEGILGRKMNELEEGMLDVMFSEHCSYKSSRRFLGAFPTEGENIILGPGDDAGLVSVTDKYALAVGMESHNHPSAIEPYGGAGTGIGGILRDIISMGAMPIALLDSLRFGPLENDQKSRYLFEHVVKGISDYGNRVGVPTVAGEIEFDESFRTNPLVNVMCVGLVEKDKIVRGQAPYVGDVFLLMGGTTGRDGIHGVTFASEELTSDSETEDRPAVQVADPFTKKRVLEASLEILEKINVSGVKDLGGGGLTCCISELVDESNNAAFVDLRSIPLRETGMTPYEIMLSESQERMVFVLNPDDVKLAQEICDKHEIVSAVIGEVREGNNMIISDEGEEIANLPTILLADPPSIERPVKEIPEDTEKIELKEPGVYESLPKLLSSPNIASKEWVYKQYDHEVQVRTVVKPGDDAAVLRIDENTAVALTTDSNTIHTKLSPFDGAAGCVAEAIRNVISMGATPYAVVDCLNFGNPETPEILWQFKTAIEGMSLVAENFNAPVISGNVSFYNETEGIKINPTPAVGVIGVEDIENIRTMDFKNEGDKIILIGKTYDELTGSEYHRTIHNLEKGTAPRIRIDEEVANGQTVLDLISNDKDKNITAVHDVSAGGLAVALSEMVIKSGLGCDVNLKDDNLDKIQLLYSESHARYLLTVKADALDDVLAQIDVPCEVIGEVKGTSLNVNDHEFSYEDLNDAYHGVIEKYMA, from the coding sequence ATGACTTTAACAGATTCTGAAATGGAATATATTGAAGGAATCCTCGGTAGGAAAATGAACGAACTGGAAGAAGGAATGCTTGATGTAATGTTTTCAGAACATTGCTCATACAAAAGCAGCAGAAGATTTCTAGGAGCTTTTCCTACTGAAGGGGAAAACATTATTTTAGGTCCGGGTGACGATGCGGGACTTGTAAGTGTAACTGATAAATATGCATTAGCAGTTGGAATGGAATCACACAACCACCCATCAGCTATCGAACCGTACGGTGGAGCAGGAACAGGTATTGGTGGAATTCTAAGGGATATTATCTCAATGGGAGCAATGCCTATAGCACTTCTCGATTCACTCAGATTCGGACCACTTGAAAATGACCAAAAATCAAGATACCTCTTTGAGCATGTCGTAAAAGGAATCTCCGATTACGGTAACCGTGTAGGGGTTCCAACAGTGGCAGGTGAAATAGAGTTTGATGAATCATTCAGAACAAACCCTCTTGTAAATGTAATGTGCGTAGGGCTTGTTGAAAAGGATAAAATCGTACGTGGACAGGCACCATATGTCGGTGATGTATTCCTACTTATGGGTGGAACAACAGGTCGTGACGGAATTCACGGTGTTACATTTGCATCAGAAGAGCTGACATCGGATTCAGAAACCGAAGACAGACCTGCTGTACAGGTGGCAGATCCGTTCACCAAAAAAAGAGTGCTTGAAGCATCTCTCGAAATACTTGAAAAAATCAATGTAAGCGGTGTAAAGGACCTCGGTGGAGGAGGTCTCACATGCTGTATTTCAGAACTTGTGGATGAGTCAAACAATGCGGCATTCGTTGACTTGCGCTCAATCCCATTAAGGGAAACCGGAATGACTCCATATGAAATAATGCTTTCAGAGTCACAGGAAAGAATGGTATTTGTTCTTAATCCTGATGATGTCAAACTGGCTCAGGAAATCTGTGACAAGCATGAAATCGTATCTGCAGTCATAGGGGAAGTCCGTGAAGGAAACAACATGATTATTTCAGATGAAGGCGAGGAAATTGCCAACTTGCCAACTATCTTACTTGCAGATCCTCCTTCAATCGAAAGGCCGGTAAAAGAGATACCTGAAGATACTGAAAAAATTGAGCTTAAGGAACCTGGTGTTTATGAATCCTTGCCAAAATTATTGTCCAGTCCGAATATTGCTTCAAAGGAATGGGTGTACAAACAATATGACCATGAAGTTCAGGTCAGGACTGTTGTAAAACCTGGTGATGATGCAGCAGTGCTTAGAATCGATGAAAACACAGCTGTTGCACTCACAACCGATTCAAACACAATTCACACTAAACTCTCTCCATTCGATGGAGCTGCAGGATGTGTTGCAGAAGCAATCCGTAATGTAATTTCAATGGGAGCAACCCCTTATGCGGTAGTTGACTGTCTTAACTTCGGAAACCCTGAAACCCCTGAAATCCTATGGCAATTCAAAACAGCAATTGAAGGAATGAGTCTTGTTGCGGAAAACTTTAATGCACCTGTAATAAGTGGTAATGTTAGTTTCTATAACGAAACAGAAGGAATTAAAATCAATCCTACACCTGCTGTTGGTGTCATCGGTGTTGAAGATATTGAAAACATAAGAACAATGGACTTCAAAAACGAAGGGGATAAAATCATTTTAATAGGTAAAACCTATGATGAACTTACAGGTTCTGAATACCACAGAACAATCCATAACCTTGAAAAAGGAACTGCTCCAAGAATCAGAATAGATGAGGAAGTTGCCAACGGTCAAACAGTTCTTGATTTAATCTCCAACGATAAGGATAAAAACATCACAGCAGTCCACGACGTATCAGCAGGAGGTCTTGCAGTTGCACTGTCCGAAATGGTTATCAAATCAGGTTTAGGATGTGACGTAAACTTGAAAGATGATAATCTGGATAAAATCCAATTGTTATATTCAGAAAGCCATGCAAGATATTTACTTACAGTAAAAGCTGATGCATTGGACGATGTTTTAGCACAAATTGATGTTCCATGTGAAGTTATCGGTGAAGTAAAAGGTACTTCATTGAATGTAAATGATCATGAATTTAGTTATGAAGATTTGAATGATGCATACCATGGTGTTATTGAAAAATACATGGCTTAA
- the glp gene encoding gephyrin-like molybdotransferase Glp, translated as MFLSKLDSLSNARNLISDNQKTTDVEEISIWDAHKRVLAEDIMAFHDSPPFDKSAMDGFALIAEDTFGASNSAPKELKIIDAIGAGDFSSKKVGENEAIVIATGAPIPDGANAVLMKEYTTTDGDDLTIYSQVTPGENVSPKSEDIKKGQKILDKNTFIRYQELGLIASAGYDKVKVYKKPRVKIIITGNELVEPTKDEIDKAKIINSNQFTIKAMVEDSGAICDIGHAGDSFDEVKQAVLDASVDYDVIMTTGGTAISKGDVVLDVVDDIGEILFHGVAIRPGKPAGAGIVNNKMIFTFSGQPVAAMSQFDMFARKYLFEMQGRSFTYHVVKRISQLKIPSQLGRTDFIRAVSDDEHAKHVLNRGSGIIRSMVEANSYIIIDENDEGYQKDDIVDVVFFDSLLW; from the coding sequence ATGTTTTTATCAAAACTAGATTCATTATCAAATGCTAGAAATCTAATCAGCGACAATCAAAAAACCACAGATGTTGAAGAAATTTCCATTTGGGATGCTCACAAAAGGGTTTTGGCTGAGGATATTATGGCATTTCATGACTCACCGCCTTTTGATAAATCAGCGATGGATGGTTTTGCATTGATTGCAGAGGATACTTTTGGCGCATCGAATTCCGCACCTAAGGAATTAAAAATAATTGATGCTATTGGTGCGGGAGACTTTTCATCCAAAAAGGTAGGTGAAAATGAGGCTATTGTAATTGCTACAGGAGCTCCTATTCCTGATGGGGCAAATGCAGTTTTGATGAAAGAATACACAACAACTGATGGGGATGATTTGACAATTTATTCTCAGGTAACTCCTGGTGAAAACGTTTCTCCCAAATCTGAGGATATCAAGAAAGGCCAAAAAATTCTGGATAAAAATACATTCATCAGATATCAGGAATTGGGCTTGATAGCTTCAGCCGGATACGATAAGGTTAAAGTCTATAAAAAGCCTAGGGTTAAAATCATCATAACAGGAAATGAATTGGTAGAGCCTACCAAGGATGAAATCGATAAGGCTAAAATCATCAATTCAAATCAATTCACAATCAAGGCAATGGTTGAGGATTCAGGTGCAATTTGCGATATTGGTCATGCTGGCGATAGCTTTGATGAGGTTAAACAAGCTGTTTTAGATGCTAGTGTGGATTATGATGTCATAATGACAACTGGAGGCACTGCCATCAGTAAAGGTGATGTTGTGCTTGATGTTGTTGATGATATCGGTGAGATATTATTCCATGGTGTTGCAATAAGGCCGGGAAAGCCTGCCGGTGCAGGTATTGTCAATAATAAGATGATTTTCACTTTTTCAGGTCAGCCTGTTGCGGCAATGTCTCAGTTTGACATGTTTGCAAGGAAATATTTGTTTGAAATGCAGGGCAGGTCATTCACTTATCATGTTGTTAAAAGAATCTCCCAGCTTAAAATACCTTCACAGCTTGGAAGGACTGATTTCATACGTGCGGTGTCTGATGACGAGCATGCAAAGCATGTCTTGAACAGGGGTTCTGGCATTATTCGCTCAATGGTTGAAGCGAACAGCTATATCATAATTGACGAAAACGATGAAGGATATCAAAAGGATGATATAGTTGATGTAGTATTCTTTGATTCACTACTTTGGTAG
- a CDS encoding site-2 protease family protein — protein MNGIYYYLIAFVIIWVLVAIFHEKLSAHGVELEFPVIMWKTQRLRGLISRINNLSPKFWRWFMNVGVIVAFGAMIFITYTIISTLPSVFETPSVSIVIPGVDVPGSPIYVPLGYGLISLATVLVVHEFSHGVQSIGENIPIKSIGLLLFAIIPGAFVEPDEEKLKKAKNSSKLRVYAAGSIANVSLALIALILLSLVSFGIPHYFAEDGIEIARVVSDSPSDGILKDGMVLEEINNQKINDSQSYVDIVSSFSPGDKVEVQTNHGTYDVTLGKNPNNESVGFFGIQANKHFELIDNSLGPIPWVLFELVELFQWVAMLNLGIGLFNLLPIKPLDGGYMLEILLSYKLSEEHYRPIVNALSVVLAMVIVFSLVAGFL, from the coding sequence ATGAATGGAATTTATTATTATTTGATAGCTTTTGTTATCATCTGGGTATTGGTTGCAATATTTCATGAAAAGTTATCCGCTCATGGTGTGGAACTTGAATTTCCAGTTATAATGTGGAAAACCCAGCGTCTGAGGGGACTGATATCCAGAATCAACAACCTTTCACCAAAATTCTGGCGTTGGTTTATGAATGTTGGAGTCATAGTGGCATTTGGAGCTATGATATTCATCACTTATACGATAATATCTACCTTGCCATCTGTTTTTGAAACTCCATCAGTTTCTATAGTCATTCCGGGCGTTGACGTTCCGGGCTCTCCAATATATGTCCCATTGGGTTATGGACTGATTTCACTTGCAACAGTACTGGTTGTCCATGAGTTCTCACATGGTGTTCAGTCAATCGGTGAAAATATACCGATTAAGTCAATTGGGCTTTTGCTTTTTGCAATTATTCCGGGAGCATTCGTTGAACCTGATGAGGAAAAATTAAAAAAAGCTAAAAACTCATCAAAACTAAGGGTTTATGCAGCAGGATCAATAGCTAATGTTTCACTTGCTCTAATAGCTCTGATTTTGCTGTCACTCGTTTCTTTTGGAATTCCACATTATTTTGCAGAAGACGGCATTGAAATTGCAAGAGTCGTTTCGGATTCACCTTCCGATGGAATACTGAAGGATGGAATGGTTCTTGAAGAAATAAACAATCAAAAGATTAATGATTCTCAATCTTATGTAGATATTGTAAGTTCATTCTCTCCCGGAGATAAGGTGGAGGTTCAGACAAATCATGGAACATATGATGTTACTTTGGGCAAAAATCCAAATAACGAATCAGTTGGATTTTTCGGAATACAGGCAAACAAGCATTTCGAGCTTATAGACAATAGTTTAGGTCCGATTCCATGGGTATTATTTGAGCTTGTTGAGCTGTTCCAATGGGTTGCAATGCTTAATCTGGGAATAGGACTGTTCAATCTGCTTCCAATCAAGCCTTTGGATGGAGGATACATGCTTGAGATATTGCTCAGCTATAAATTATCCGAAGAGCATTACAGACCAATTGTAAATGCATTATCAGTAGTTTTAGCAATGGTTATAGTGTTCAGTCTGGTTGCAGGTTTTCTTTAG